The proteins below come from a single Juglans regia cultivar Chandler chromosome 12, Walnut 2.0, whole genome shotgun sequence genomic window:
- the LOC109021071 gene encoding 50S ribosomal protein L3, chloroplastic: MSSLSVSMCRATVPIAHSSNHHPFSSIKCSFFSNNNNPLTLFRVHQSQSFKPPGGNGKAMVVRMSYEAGVGVMGTKLGMMSYFQPDGKVVPVTVVGFKEGNIVTQLKTEATDGYNAVQVGYRRVRDRKLTKPEMGHLQKAGAIPMRHLQEFRLLSVDGFEPNQRLVFDEIFKEGDFVDVSGTTIGKGFQGGIKRHNFKRGQMTHGSKSHRALGSIGAGTTPGRVYKGKKMPGRMGGTNRKIRKLKIVKIDNDLNVVMIKGAVPGKPGNLLRLAPAKIVGKNIPKN; this comes from the exons ATGTCAAGCCTATCGGTATCGATGTGCAGGGCAACGGTTCCAATTGCCCACAGTTCTAACCATCATCCATTTTCTTCTATCAAGTGTTCTTTTTTCAGTAACAACAACAACCCACTTACCCTCTTTCGAGTGCACCAGTCCCAGAGTTTTAAACCTCCCGGCGGGAATGGGAAGGCTATGGTGGTCAGAATGAGCTACGAGGCAGGCGTTGGGGTCATGGGTACCAAGCTGGGCATGATGAGTTACTTCCAGCCCGATGGAAAGGTCGTCCCGGTCACCGTCGTTGGATTTAAAGAAGGAAACATCGTCACCCAGCTCAAGACCGAGGCCACCGACGGCTACAATGCCGTCCAGGTGGGGTACCGCAGGGTCAGGGACCGGAAGCTCACCAAGCCGGAGATGGGTCATTTACAGAAGGCGGGCGCTATTCCTATGCGCCACCTTCAGGAGTTTCGCTTGCTGTCCGTGGATGGCTTTGAACCCAACCAGCGGCTTGTGTTTGATGAGATTTTTAAGGAGggtgattttgttgatgtgtccGGCACTACCATTGGCAAGGGATTCCAag GCGGAATCAAGCGGCACAACTTTAAAAGGGGTCAAATGACCCATGGTTCCAAGAGTCATAGAGCTCTTGGATCCATTGGTGCTGGGACAACACCAGGTCGCGTATACAAGGGAAAGAAGATGCCTGGTAGGATGGGAGGAACCAATAGAAAGATCAGAAAGCTTAAGATTGTCAAAATTGACAATGATCTTAATGTTGTCATGATTAAAGGTGCTGTCCCAGGTAAGCCAGGAAATCTTTTGAGGTTAGCTCCAGCAAAGATTGTAGGGAAGAACATTCCAAAGAATTAG